In Streptomyces hawaiiensis, one genomic interval encodes:
- a CDS encoding non-ribosomal peptide synthetase: protein MAPTATDARVPVSDSRAEGGFTAVPRWAKEPMPGTGEHVRCIPDAVTAALRVRARECGVPLTAILLAAHAKVLALLSGDPEVRSGYLARGRTGPVPFELTVEPGTWRRLVLEAHRAEAVAWSPGTGAPPPAGLEAVFAPAGYEATVPVDGSVLLGVSAGEEGGRLVLRLRHRTDLLDADSAARIGGYHLAALEVIAADPDAPHDRRSLLSADELRFQLDGLAGPRRALPDRRFHELFEERVRKDPDAVAVVHQGRSRTYADLNTRANRLARALLAEGLGPEDTVAVVTERDLHWAAAVLGVLKAGGVYLPVDPHHPPGRISAMLTRADCAYVLTEPDSTTQLDRALASLPGIRRLLVPDITEPATDGSDLGLDIPADRLAYVFFTSGSTGEPKGAMCEHAGLLNHLYAKIDDLGIGEGTVVAQTASQSFDISLWQLLAGLLTGGRTLLVEQDAVLDADRFLDRITGGRVNVAQLVPSYLDVILSTLERCPRDLPDLRCLSVTGEALRGELVQRWFATGPAVRLVNAYGLTETSDDTHHEVMDRAPGTDRIPLGRPIANVHQYVVDENLNPVPLGAPGAIVFSGVCVGRGYINDAERTRLAYLADPHRPGQRLYRGGDFGRWRPDGKLEFLGRTDAQVKIRGFRVEIGEVENTLLRMPGVTDCAVVVTGAEDHGRQLAAFCTSDCAVTAEDLRERLAELLPAYMVPASFHRLDRLPLTANGKTDRKALTAIAEDLGPARDSHGAPRTPAERRLAAEWASELGIPPGRIRREDNFFDLGGTSLSAVRLAVALDRVISPRDLVGSPVLADLAHLIDTRTAGEP, encoded by the coding sequence ATGGCACCCACAGCGACCGACGCCCGCGTCCCCGTTTCCGACAGCCGGGCCGAGGGCGGCTTCACGGCCGTGCCCCGATGGGCGAAGGAACCGATGCCCGGCACCGGGGAGCACGTCAGGTGCATCCCCGACGCGGTGACGGCGGCCCTGCGTGTGCGGGCCCGTGAATGCGGTGTGCCGCTCACCGCGATCCTCCTCGCCGCCCACGCGAAGGTGCTCGCCCTGCTCTCCGGTGACCCCGAGGTGCGCAGTGGCTACCTGGCCCGGGGCCGGACCGGGCCGGTGCCCTTCGAGCTGACGGTCGAACCCGGCACCTGGCGCCGGCTGGTGCTGGAAGCCCACCGGGCCGAGGCGGTGGCATGGTCGCCCGGGACCGGCGCACCGCCCCCGGCCGGCCTGGAAGCGGTGTTCGCCCCGGCCGGGTACGAGGCCACCGTCCCGGTGGACGGCAGTGTGCTGCTCGGCGTCTCGGCGGGCGAGGAGGGCGGTCGGCTCGTGCTGCGCCTGCGGCACCGGACGGACCTGCTGGACGCGGACTCGGCCGCCCGGATCGGGGGGTACCACCTCGCCGCACTGGAAGTGATCGCAGCCGACCCCGACGCCCCCCACGACCGGCGCAGCCTGCTCTCCGCGGACGAACTCCGCTTCCAGCTCGACGGGCTCGCGGGCCCGCGCCGGGCGCTGCCGGACCGCCGGTTCCACGAACTGTTCGAGGAGCGGGTGCGCAAGGATCCGGACGCCGTCGCCGTGGTCCACCAGGGCCGCAGTCGGACGTACGCGGACCTCAACACGCGGGCCAACCGGCTGGCCCGCGCCCTGCTGGCCGAGGGGCTCGGCCCCGAGGACACGGTCGCCGTGGTGACCGAACGCGACCTCCACTGGGCGGCCGCCGTGCTCGGCGTCCTCAAGGCCGGCGGCGTGTACCTGCCCGTCGACCCCCATCACCCCCCCGGCCGCATCAGCGCGATGCTCACCCGCGCCGACTGCGCGTACGTCCTCACCGAACCGGACAGCACCACGCAGCTGGACCGGGCGCTGGCATCGCTCCCCGGGATCCGGCGGCTGCTCGTCCCGGACATCACCGAACCGGCCACCGACGGATCGGACCTCGGCCTGGACATACCGGCGGACCGGCTCGCGTACGTCTTCTTCACCTCCGGCTCCACCGGAGAGCCGAAGGGTGCGATGTGCGAGCACGCCGGTCTGCTCAACCACCTGTACGCCAAGATCGACGATCTGGGCATCGGCGAGGGCACCGTGGTGGCGCAGACGGCCTCGCAGTCCTTCGACATCTCGCTGTGGCAGTTGCTGGCGGGGCTGCTGACAGGAGGGCGGACGCTGCTGGTCGAGCAGGACGCCGTCCTCGACGCGGACCGGTTCCTGGACAGGATCACCGGGGGCCGCGTCAACGTCGCGCAGCTGGTGCCGTCCTATCTCGACGTCATCCTGTCAACGCTGGAACGCTGCCCCCGGGACCTGCCGGACCTGCGGTGCCTGTCCGTCACCGGCGAGGCGCTGCGCGGGGAGCTCGTCCAGCGGTGGTTCGCCACCGGTCCCGCCGTGCGGCTGGTCAACGCCTACGGGCTGACCGAGACGTCCGACGACACCCACCACGAGGTGATGGACCGGGCGCCGGGCACCGATCGGATCCCGCTCGGCCGGCCCATCGCCAACGTGCACCAGTACGTCGTCGACGAGAACCTGAATCCGGTTCCGCTCGGCGCCCCCGGCGCCATCGTCTTCTCCGGGGTCTGCGTCGGCCGCGGCTACATCAACGACGCCGAACGCACCCGCCTCGCCTATCTGGCCGATCCCCACCGCCCGGGCCAGCGGCTCTACCGCGGAGGCGACTTCGGCCGCTGGCGGCCCGACGGAAAACTGGAGTTCCTCGGCCGCACGGACGCGCAGGTGAAGATCCGGGGGTTCCGGGTCGAGATCGGCGAGGTCGAGAACACGCTGCTGCGGATGCCCGGCGTCACGGACTGCGCGGTCGTCGTGACCGGCGCGGAGGACCACGGCCGCCAGCTGGCCGCCTTCTGCACGAGCGACTGCGCCGTGACCGCCGAGGACCTGCGGGAGCGTCTCGCGGAGCTGCTTCCCGCGTACATGGTCCCGGCGTCCTTCCACCGGTTGGACCGCCTGCCGCTCACCGCCAACGGCAAGACCGACCGCAAGGCGCTCACGGCGATCGCCGAGGACCTCGGCCCGGCCCGGGACTCCCACGGAGCCCCGCGGACACCGGCCGAACGCCGGCTCGCGGCCGAGTGGGCGTCGGAACTCGGCATACCGCCCGGACGGATCCGCCGGGAGGACAACTTCTTCGATCTGGGCGGCACCTCCCTGTCGGCGGTACGGCTCGCGGTCGCACTGGACCGGGTGATCTCCCCGCGCGACCTCGTCGGCAGCCCCGTACTGGCCGACCTGGCCCACCTGATCGACACCCGGACCGCCGGAGAACCGTGA
- a CDS encoding NUDIX hydrolase: MRQKLRVAAYAICVRDGQILLARSPAQDGTPEWVVPGGGMEHGEDPYDTVRREVAEETGYRIEVTGLLGVNSSTRVFRDGLGRAVENHGVRFVYEGRIIGGELRNEVNGSTDLAAWQDLDAVPGLVRVPMVDIALRMWRERPVTGRLADALE; encoded by the coding sequence GTGCGACAGAAGTTGAGGGTGGCGGCCTACGCCATATGCGTCCGGGACGGACAGATCCTGCTCGCCCGCTCGCCCGCCCAGGACGGCACACCCGAGTGGGTCGTGCCGGGCGGCGGCATGGAGCACGGCGAGGACCCCTACGACACCGTCCGGCGGGAGGTGGCGGAGGAGACCGGGTACCGCATCGAGGTGACCGGACTGCTCGGCGTGAACTCCTCCACCCGCGTCTTCCGCGACGGCCTCGGACGCGCCGTCGAAAACCACGGCGTCCGGTTCGTCTACGAGGGCCGGATCATCGGCGGTGAACTGCGCAACGAGGTGAACGGCTCCACCGACCTCGCCGCCTGGCAGGACCTGGACGCGGTGCCCGGTCTCGTGCGGGTGCCGATGGTCGACATCGCGCTGCGGATGTGGCGGGAGCGCCCGGTCACCGGACGGCTGGCCGACGCCCTGGAGTAG
- a CDS encoding serine hydrolase domain-containing protein — protein MKRHTRAALTAATAVALTAALAAPALAAAPGKAPGGHDATRQAVRAAVADGVPGVTVTVRRGHGTWAATAGVGDLETGKPRSTRDHYRVASITKTFVATVALQLEAEGELALDDTVEEWLPGLVRGHGHDGRQITLRQLLNHTSGIFDYLDDPGFQQKYMTADGFMKHRFDQADPEDLLAVAMRNEPYFEPGESFTYSNTNYVLAALVIEKATGNRYGDEIDRRIIDPLHLASTSVPTTRATLPRPSSRAYSKLARTDTGPTYDVTELNPSLAYGSGQMVSSSADLTRFYSALLGGRLLPPEQLKAMKTTVDSSRESSRYGLGLVDRKLSCGIHVWGHDGGISGSNSDAVTSEDGRHSLAVNFNGDWSGSTDAIIEAEFCGE, from the coding sequence ATGAAGAGACACACACGTGCGGCCCTGACGGCGGCGACGGCCGTGGCCCTGACGGCGGCCCTGGCGGCCCCGGCGCTGGCAGCGGCCCCCGGCAAGGCTCCGGGCGGCCATGACGCGACCCGGCAGGCGGTACGGGCCGCGGTAGCCGACGGCGTCCCGGGCGTGACCGTGACGGTGCGGCGGGGGCACGGCACCTGGGCGGCCACGGCCGGCGTCGGCGACCTCGAGACGGGCAAGCCGCGTTCGACGCGGGACCACTACCGTGTCGCCAGCATCACCAAGACGTTCGTCGCGACCGTGGCCCTGCAACTGGAGGCGGAAGGGGAGCTCGCACTCGACGACACGGTCGAGGAGTGGCTGCCGGGGCTGGTCCGGGGCCATGGGCACGACGGCCGGCAGATCACCCTGCGCCAACTGCTGAACCACACCAGCGGCATCTTCGACTACTTGGACGACCCCGGTTTCCAGCAGAAGTACATGACCGCGGACGGCTTCATGAAGCACCGTTTCGACCAGGCGGACCCCGAGGACCTGCTCGCCGTCGCCATGAGGAACGAGCCGTACTTCGAGCCGGGCGAGTCGTTCACGTACTCCAACACCAACTACGTCCTGGCCGCGCTGGTGATCGAGAAGGCCACGGGCAACCGCTACGGCGACGAGATCGACCGCCGGATCATCGACCCTCTGCACCTGGCCTCCACGTCGGTCCCCACCACCCGGGCCACCCTGCCCCGGCCCAGTAGTCGCGCCTACTCCAAGCTGGCCAGGACGGACACCGGTCCGACGTACGACGTCACGGAACTGAACCCGAGCCTGGCCTACGGCTCCGGCCAGATGGTCTCCAGCTCGGCCGACCTGACCCGCTTCTACTCGGCCCTGCTCGGCGGCAGGCTGCTCCCGCCCGAACAGCTGAAGGCGATGAAGACCACGGTCGACTCCAGCCGGGAATCCAGCCGCTACGGTCTCGGGCTCGTCGACCGCAAGCTCAGCTGCGGCATCCACGTCTGGGGCCACGACGGCGGCATCAGCGGCTCGAACTCGGACGCCGTGACGTCGGAGGACGGCCGGCACTCCCTGGCCGTCAACTTCAACGGGGACTGGTCGGGCAGCACCGACGCCATCATCGAGGCGGAGTTCTGCGGCGAGTAG
- a CDS encoding Pls/PosA family non-ribosomal peptide synthetase: MAGQQLQEAAGGLVEEARPREAPPDPVVSAAAERLAGLLAEAAHLDEVPLDSDFFDDLGADSLVMAHFCARVRKRPDLPPVSMRDVYRHPTARGLAAALLDSTPPPSASQTPSPPALPGARAPAPAPPTGRPHRVLCGALQLLAFLGYAFLLATVSAQGYEWISAQTHLFDAYLRSVVFGAVLFVVLCALPVLAKWLLIGRFTPRRFRVWSLTYFRFWLVKTLIRSSPLVLFVGSPLYPLFLRALGARIGRGVTILSRSAPVCTDLLTVGDGTLVRKDALISCYHAADGVIETGPVTLGRGAVVSEVTVLDIGTRLGDGSRLGHASSLHTGQAVPDGEHWHGSPAQPADDDVPVVEPARCGTTRRAVHGVLLMLTVLLVHVPLAVGCLDVLLSRMLEGSAVLKGGATVLYVDLLVVTAVVFFGGVIAALVVLATVPRLLGGFVRPGRTYPLFGFHYSVHRTIVLMTNRKSLTRLFGDSSCIVHYLRWIGYRLSPVEQTGSNFGTAVKHESPSLSRIGTGTMVADGLSLMNAEYSSTSFRLSPTAIGAHNFLGNRIAYPAGGRTGDNCLLATKVAVPVGGPLLHDVGLLGSPCFEIPRSVARDSTFDELKDGSGLRRALAAKNRHNAVTMACHLLTGWLYFFCVALLFALAASRYPAWGTAALALANAVVLPFTFLYYILLERAVTAAHPPEPLFCSIYDRRFWRRERYWKVPSETYLHILDGTPFKSAVWRMLGVRIGTRVFDDGCALTERRMVAIGDGCTLNSGSVLQCHSQEDGTFKSDRVALGDGCTLGVGAFVHYGVTVGDGAVLAADSFLMKGETVPGHARWLGNPARPDLDESGGAH; encoded by the coding sequence ATGGCGGGACAGCAGCTCCAGGAGGCGGCCGGGGGCCTCGTGGAGGAAGCCCGGCCCCGCGAAGCGCCGCCGGATCCCGTGGTGTCCGCTGCCGCGGAGCGGCTCGCCGGACTGCTGGCGGAGGCAGCCCACCTCGACGAGGTACCTCTCGACAGCGACTTCTTCGATGATCTCGGCGCCGATTCCCTGGTGATGGCGCACTTCTGCGCGCGGGTCAGGAAACGGCCGGACCTGCCGCCGGTGTCGATGCGCGACGTCTACCGGCATCCGACCGCCCGCGGGCTGGCGGCCGCACTGCTCGACAGCACCCCGCCGCCATCCGCATCCCAGACGCCCAGCCCACCGGCGCTGCCCGGGGCACGGGCACCGGCACCGGCACCGCCGACGGGCCGCCCCCACCGTGTGCTCTGCGGGGCACTCCAGCTTCTGGCCTTCCTGGGCTACGCCTTTCTCCTCGCCACCGTCAGCGCCCAGGGTTACGAATGGATCTCCGCGCAAACGCACCTGTTCGACGCCTACCTGCGGAGCGTTGTCTTCGGCGCCGTGCTGTTCGTGGTGCTGTGCGCCCTGCCCGTGCTCGCCAAGTGGCTGCTGATCGGCCGGTTCACACCACGGCGGTTCCGCGTCTGGAGCCTCACCTACTTCCGGTTCTGGCTGGTCAAGACGCTGATCCGGTCGAGCCCGCTGGTCCTGTTCGTCGGCTCGCCGCTCTACCCGCTCTTCCTGAGGGCACTGGGTGCGCGGATCGGCAGAGGAGTGACGATCCTGTCGCGCAGCGCCCCCGTCTGCACCGACCTGCTGACCGTCGGCGACGGCACGCTCGTCCGCAAGGACGCACTGATCAGCTGCTACCACGCGGCCGACGGTGTGATCGAGACAGGGCCGGTCACCCTGGGCCGGGGCGCGGTCGTCAGTGAGGTGACGGTGCTGGACATCGGGACCCGGCTCGGTGACGGATCCCGGCTCGGGCACGCGTCCTCCCTGCACACCGGCCAGGCGGTCCCCGACGGCGAGCACTGGCACGGTTCTCCGGCCCAGCCCGCGGACGACGACGTCCCGGTGGTGGAGCCCGCCCGGTGCGGCACCACGCGGCGAGCGGTCCACGGCGTCCTGCTGATGCTCACGGTGCTGCTGGTCCACGTGCCGCTGGCGGTGGGCTGCCTGGACGTGCTGCTCTCCCGGATGCTGGAGGGCTCCGCGGTACTGAAGGGCGGGGCGACGGTGCTCTACGTCGACCTGCTGGTGGTCACCGCCGTGGTCTTCTTCGGCGGCGTGATCGCCGCTCTCGTGGTGCTGGCCACCGTCCCACGGCTGCTGGGCGGGTTCGTCCGGCCCGGCCGGACCTACCCGCTCTTCGGCTTCCACTACTCCGTGCACCGGACGATCGTCCTGATGACGAACAGGAAATCCTTGACGCGTCTGTTCGGCGACAGCAGCTGCATCGTGCACTACCTGCGCTGGATCGGCTATCGCCTCTCACCCGTGGAGCAGACCGGCTCGAACTTCGGCACTGCGGTCAAGCACGAGAGCCCCTCCCTGAGCAGGATCGGCACCGGGACCATGGTCGCGGACGGACTGTCCCTGATGAACGCCGAGTACTCCAGCACGTCCTTCCGGCTGTCGCCGACCGCGATCGGGGCGCACAACTTCCTCGGGAACCGGATCGCCTACCCCGCCGGCGGCCGGACCGGCGACAACTGCCTCCTCGCCACCAAGGTGGCGGTCCCCGTCGGCGGACCGCTCCTGCACGACGTGGGCCTTCTCGGCTCTCCCTGCTTCGAGATCCCGCGTTCGGTGGCGCGCGACAGCACCTTCGACGAGCTCAAGGACGGCAGCGGTCTGCGCCGTGCTCTCGCCGCCAAGAACCGGCACAACGCCGTCACCATGGCATGCCACCTGCTCACGGGATGGCTCTACTTCTTCTGCGTCGCCCTGCTCTTCGCGCTCGCCGCGAGCCGGTACCCGGCGTGGGGCACAGCGGCCCTCGCTCTCGCCAACGCCGTCGTGCTGCCGTTCACCTTCCTCTACTACATCCTCCTCGAGCGGGCCGTCACGGCGGCGCACCCCCCGGAGCCGCTGTTCTGCTCGATCTACGACCGTCGTTTCTGGCGTCGTGAGCGGTACTGGAAGGTCCCGTCCGAGACGTATCTGCACATCCTCGACGGCACGCCGTTCAAGAGCGCCGTGTGGCGCATGCTGGGCGTCCGGATCGGGACGCGGGTCTTCGACGACGGCTGTGCTCTGACCGAGCGCCGCATGGTCGCCATCGGGGACGGCTGCACCCTCAACTCGGGCAGCGTCCTGCAGTGCCACTCCCAGGAGGACGGCACGTTCAAGTCGGACCGCGTCGCGCTCGGGGACGGCTGCACCCTCGGCGTCGGAGCGTTCGTGCACTACGGAGTGACGGTCGGCGACGGCGCCGTGCTGGCGGCGGACTCCTTCCTCATGAAGGGCGAGACGGTCCCCGGGCACGCCAGATGGCTGGGGAATCCGGCCCGCCCGGACCTCGACGAAAGCGGAGGTGCGCACTGA
- a CDS encoding TIGR03767 family metallophosphoesterase: protein MSRTRSVAGSGQGIHRRSVLAATGAVALSGGVGYALRPSDSQAATGTEETTAAVAASSRQAPAAPLAPYTKGTTVASVAAPRVGSGYRRLGDGPGWQRVVRSELAAPRSGRAGRRTALAAFVQLTDLHIIDAQHPLRLEYLRSADIHAWRPHEALTVQGAIALVERINALRGAPVTGAPLHFAMTTGDNTDNNAKSELEWFLKIMSGGRITPNTGDPRRYEGVQNSGLKQYWQPDAAVRDSDKQAGFPHLDGFLKAAIREVRSPGLNLPWYSTVGNHDSLPMGCYASHGDSYLTELAVGGKKLMDVTAAEAQQLQAQIKKARDPEGVRYHDFLKSHARGMRSVTPDEKRAPFTSAEYLEAHLDPAYRGVGPAGHGYSSANLDAGTQYYAFRISDDVIGISLDTTDSGGHYEGSIGTAQMKWLDKTLRDNKDSYAVIFSHHTSKTMTNLRRDPARPDERRHNGQEVLALLGSHPGVLAWVNGHIHKNVITPHSASGGRSFWEISTASHVDFPQLARVIELTDNKDGTISLFTTLVESSAPHSTDFSDLSQTGLAALYRELSLNAPGASTTLGGDPEDRNTELVLKKD, encoded by the coding sequence ATGTCGCGCACACGCTCAGTCGCCGGCTCCGGCCAGGGCATCCACCGTCGTTCCGTCCTCGCCGCCACCGGCGCGGTCGCCCTCTCCGGGGGCGTCGGCTACGCCCTGCGGCCCAGCGACAGCCAGGCCGCCACGGGCACCGAGGAGACCACCGCGGCCGTCGCCGCCTCCTCGCGCCAGGCGCCCGCCGCACCCCTGGCCCCCTACACCAAGGGCACCACCGTGGCGTCCGTCGCCGCCCCGCGCGTCGGCTCCGGCTACCGGCGCCTGGGCGACGGGCCCGGCTGGCAGCGGGTCGTGCGCTCCGAGCTGGCCGCGCCCCGGTCGGGCCGGGCCGGCCGCCGTACCGCGCTCGCCGCCTTCGTGCAGCTCACGGATCTGCACATCATCGACGCCCAGCACCCGCTGCGCCTGGAGTACCTGCGCTCGGCCGACATCCACGCCTGGCGGCCGCACGAGGCGCTGACCGTGCAGGGCGCGATCGCGCTCGTGGAGCGGATCAACGCGCTGCGCGGCGCCCCCGTCACCGGTGCCCCGCTGCACTTCGCCATGACCACCGGCGACAACACGGACAACAACGCCAAGTCCGAGCTGGAGTGGTTCCTGAAGATCATGAGCGGCGGGCGCATCACGCCCAACACCGGTGACCCGCGCCGGTACGAGGGCGTCCAGAACAGCGGTCTCAAGCAGTACTGGCAGCCGGACGCCGCGGTTCGCGACAGCGACAAGCAGGCCGGCTTCCCCCACCTCGACGGCTTCCTGAAGGCAGCCATCCGGGAGGTGCGCAGCCCCGGCCTCAACCTGCCCTGGTACTCCACCGTCGGCAACCACGACTCCCTGCCGATGGGCTGCTACGCCTCGCACGGCGACTCGTACCTCACCGAACTCGCCGTCGGCGGCAAGAAACTGATGGACGTGACCGCGGCCGAGGCGCAGCAGCTCCAGGCGCAGATCAAGAAGGCCCGGGACCCCGAAGGCGTCCGCTACCACGACTTCCTCAAGTCCCACGCCCGCGGCATGCGTTCGGTCACTCCCGACGAGAAGCGCGCGCCCTTCACGTCGGCCGAGTACCTCGAGGCACACCTCGACCCGGCCTACCGCGGCGTCGGCCCGGCCGGCCACGGCTACTCCTCCGCCAACCTGGACGCGGGCACGCAGTACTACGCCTTCCGCATCTCCGACGACGTCATCGGCATCAGCCTGGACACCACCGACTCCGGCGGCCACTACGAGGGGTCCATCGGCACGGCCCAGATGAAGTGGCTCGACAAGACGCTGCGGGACAACAAGGACTCCTACGCGGTGATCTTCAGCCACCACACCAGCAAGACGATGACGAACCTCCGCCGCGACCCGGCCCGCCCCGACGAGCGGCGCCACAACGGCCAGGAGGTCCTCGCCTTGCTCGGCAGTCACCCCGGGGTGCTCGCCTGGGTGAACGGCCACATCCACAAGAACGTCATCACGCCGCACTCCGCGTCCGGCGGGCGCTCCTTCTGGGAGATCTCCACGGCCTCCCACGTCGACTTCCCGCAGCTGGCCCGGGTCATCGAACTGACCGACAACAAGGACGGCACCATCTCCCTGTTCACCACCCTCGTGGAGTCCTCGGCCCCGCACAGCACGGACTTCTCCGACCTCTCCCAGACCGGCCTGGCGGCCCTCTACCGCGAGCTGTCCCTCAACGCCCCCGGCGCGAGCACGACCCTCGGCGGCGACCCGGAGGACCGCAACACCGAGCTGGTGCTCAAGAAGGACTGA